A window of the Streptomyces luomodiensis genome harbors these coding sequences:
- a CDS encoding type II secretion system F family protein yields MITIVLGAAFGAGLVALAYGLRPPRPALADVIASLDGTPGTPAETGAPHEDTEWATRLGRRAVPLVRALGFPTATLRADLVVCGTDVEKHLAGKATCAAAGLLTPWIALALVRFGAGIDTGWWMPLSGSLVLAVVLFFLPDLTVRKQAAERRDQMRHTLTLILDLTVIALASGAGIQQALADAVQGPRGWAASKLRHALHVAQLTRTSPWQHLGDLGQHLGVSDLTELAATLNLAGTEGAKVRASLAAKARAMRRRRLSEADGAAQAATEQMSLPVVLLFAAFLLLIGYPALAHVLAMT; encoded by the coding sequence GTGATTACCATCGTGCTGGGTGCCGCATTCGGCGCCGGACTGGTCGCCCTCGCTTACGGACTGCGCCCACCTCGGCCCGCGCTCGCCGACGTGATTGCCTCCCTCGACGGCACGCCCGGAACCCCGGCCGAGACGGGCGCACCGCACGAGGACACGGAATGGGCAACGCGCCTGGGCCGCAGAGCCGTGCCCCTGGTGCGGGCCCTCGGCTTCCCTACCGCGACCCTCCGCGCAGACCTCGTCGTCTGCGGGACGGATGTGGAAAAACACCTGGCTGGCAAAGCAACCTGTGCCGCTGCGGGACTGCTGACACCCTGGATCGCGCTGGCCCTGGTCCGCTTCGGCGCGGGCATCGACACTGGCTGGTGGATGCCGCTGTCCGGCTCCCTCGTCCTTGCTGTCGTGCTGTTCTTCCTCCCGGACCTCACCGTCCGTAAGCAGGCAGCCGAACGTCGAGACCAGATGCGGCACACGCTCACCTTGATCCTCGACCTGACTGTGATTGCTTTGGCCAGCGGGGCCGGTATCCAGCAGGCCCTGGCCGACGCCGTCCAGGGCCCCCGCGGCTGGGCCGCATCCAAACTCCGCCACGCCCTGCACGTCGCCCAGCTCACCCGGACCAGCCCCTGGCAGCACCTGGGAGACCTCGGACAGCACCTGGGCGTCAGCGACCTGACGGAACTCGCCGCCACGCTCAACCTGGCCGGCACCGAAGGCGCCAAAGTACGCGCCTCACTCGCCGCGAAGGCCCGCGCCATGCGGCGCCGCCGCCTGTCAGAAGCCGACGGAGCAGCTCAAGCGGCCACCGAACAGATGTCCCTGCCCGTGGTGCTCCTCTTCGCTGCTTTCCTGCTCCTCATCGGCTACCCAGCCCTCGCGCACGTCCTCGCCATGACCTGA
- a CDS encoding type II secretion system F family protein, which produces MTVRLGEAMGVVAAILGVLFGTGLLLIITGALRRPVPHDARTDGWRQRMASRLPSGWNRRRLTIALTAGVATGALTRWPVAAVLTTAALLTLPGLLGLDRATAARTERMGALALWTEMLRDTLSAAAGLEQAVLTTAAIAPAPLQRELHCLAASIRSPQPLPVALRTFADEVDDPLADIVVAALVTAAERQASQLAALLGELADSVREQVAMRQRIDAGRVSIRTGVRVTVTVTLGMAVGLTVFNRPYLDPFDTLTGQLVLAVVGALFAASFAWLTAIGRLHEPVRLIGHSLAEAPTSAGRTR; this is translated from the coding sequence ATGACCGTGCGGCTGGGTGAGGCAATGGGCGTCGTCGCCGCGATCCTCGGTGTCCTCTTCGGTACCGGTCTCCTGCTGATCATTACCGGTGCGCTACGCCGACCCGTTCCCCACGACGCCAGAACCGATGGGTGGCGGCAACGTATGGCCAGCCGCCTCCCGTCCGGGTGGAACCGGCGCCGCCTCACCATCGCCCTGACAGCCGGAGTGGCGACGGGGGCGTTGACCAGATGGCCTGTGGCTGCCGTGCTGACCACCGCGGCACTGCTCACCCTTCCCGGTCTCCTCGGACTGGACCGGGCCACCGCTGCGCGGACCGAGCGGATGGGAGCCCTCGCGCTGTGGACGGAGATGCTGCGCGACACTCTCTCCGCCGCTGCCGGACTGGAACAGGCTGTCCTGACCACCGCCGCCATCGCTCCCGCACCGCTGCAACGAGAACTGCACTGCTTGGCCGCATCGATCCGATCCCCCCAGCCGCTGCCCGTCGCCTTGCGGACCTTCGCCGATGAGGTGGATGACCCGCTCGCCGACATCGTGGTCGCCGCCTTGGTGACGGCCGCCGAACGCCAGGCCAGCCAACTCGCCGCGCTCCTGGGGGAACTGGCCGATTCGGTCCGCGAACAGGTAGCCATGCGCCAGCGCATCGACGCCGGCCGCGTCAGCATCCGCACCGGCGTCAGGGTCACTGTGACCGTCACCCTCGGCATGGCCGTCGGCCTGACCGTCTTCAACCGGCCCTATCTGGACCCCTTCGATACCCTCACAGGCCAGCTGGTCCTGGCAGTGGTCGGCGCTCTGTTCGCCGCCTCCTTCGCCTGGCTAACCGCCATCGGGCGTCTCCACGAACCGGTACGCCTCATCGGCCACAGCCTCGCCGAGGCGCCAACCTCTGCGGGGAGGACACGGTGA